GCACGTGGAGACCCGAGCCGGCGTGGCCATCGAGGACGCGAGCGGCAGCCCGTCACCCGTCGTGGTGACGGTCGGCTCCGGCGCGGCAGAGGTACTGCGCGACGGCCAGGCGTTCGAGGACGTCACCTGGTCCCGCCCCACCCCGGCCGACCAGACCCGCTTCACCGCCGGCGGCGCGGACCTGCCCCTCGCACCCGGCCCGACGTGGGTGTTCCTGGTGACGTCCTGACCTCAGCCGTCCACGGCCAGCCGGGCGACCGCCCCGGGGTGCGACACCGGCTCGATCACCCGGGCACCCGTGCTCCACCCCAGGTCCTGCCGCCACCGCAACACCCGGCCCGCGCTGGTCACCAACTGCGCGCGCACCGGCGCGGCGGCGGCGAGGTCCACGTCCACCTCCACCACCGAAACCCCGGCCGAGCGCAGCACCTCCACGACGGCGTCCAGGTAGCGGATGACGGAAACGGCGTCACTGCTGGGCTCCTGCATCCTGTCGGTCCCTCCGACGTCGGCGGCACAGGGCCACCATCCTGCCCAGCCCCCGTGCCGCCGAAGAGGGTCGAAAGTCCCGCAAGGACCCGAGTCCGCCGCCCGCCGCCCGCACAACGGCGGACAACGGTTGGTGCGCGGTACTTTCCTCACCGATCGATCGACCAAGCAGGACACCCGCGCCACGCGCATGAAGCCGCCCTCCACGGGTAGCCGACCGGCGTGCAGACCTTCCTGCCCTACCCCGACTTCGCCGCGACCGCCCGCGTGCTGGACAAGAAACGGCTGGGCAAGCAGCGCGTCGAGGCGATCCAGGTGCTGCGCGGCCTGATCGTCCCCGGCTACGGCTGGCGCCACCACCCGGCGGTCAAGATGTGGACGGGCTACGAGGAGGCGCTGGTCCGCTACGGCCTGGAGATCTGCGCCGCGTGGTGCGCGATCGGCCACGCCGACACGTGCGCGGCCACCCTGCGCACCGGGCTGAAGGACGTCCGGGGCCGGGAGGAGGTCCGCACCCAGGCCGAGTTGGCCGAGGCCGGCGACCTGCCGCCGTGGCTGGGCGACGACGACCTGCACCACAGCCACCGCTCCGCCCTGGTCCGCAAGGACCCGGCGCACTACGGCCCGCTGTTCCCCGACGTGCCCCCGGACCTGCCGTACGTGTGGCCCGCCTCAGACCGCGCCGCCTGACCGCCGCCGCTCCCGGTGGCTGGTGTCGCACCACGGGTACCGCTTGCTGCGCCGGCAGGCGCACAAGGCGACCAGGAACCGGTCGGACCGCGCCACGACGCCGTCCTCCCCCACGACCTCGACCGGGCCCTCCACCAGCACCGGACCACCGGGCACCACGGTGACCCGGCGGTCGTCGCTCGACGTTGCCATGCGACAGAGGTGCCCCCGAACACGACCGGCCAACCACCCGACGACGGGAGTCGATCTCCCTCGATCGGGGTATGCACCGGGTCGGAGGTGGCTCTATGTGGCGAATCCTGCTCGTCGCGGCAGTGCTGTTGACCGGGTGCGGCATCCCGCGTGACACGGACGGGACCCTCGACCGGGTGCGCGGCGGCGTGCTGCGGGTCGGGGTGGCGGAGCACCCGCCGTGGACGGCCGTGGACGGACCGGATTCGGTGTCCGGGGCCGAGGCCGACCTGGTCACGCGGCTGGCCGACGAGCTCGACGCCCGCGTCGAGTGGCACCCCGGCGCGGAGTCCGCGCTGATGGCGGCGCTGGAGGGGCGGCAACTCGACCTGGTGGTCGGCGGGTTGACCGACGACCTGCCGTGGACCGAGCACGCGGCGCTGTCCCGCCCGTACGCGACGACCCGGGTGGTGGTGGCCGCCACCGACGGCGTCGAACTGCCGCCCGACCTCGACGGCCGCCGGGTCGCCGCCCGCGGGGGCACCGCCGAGGCCGCCGCGCTGGCCGACGAGGGCGCCGAGGTCGTACCGGTCGGCGACCCCGCCGAGGTCCGTGACCTGCCGGTCGCCGTCGAGCACTGGCGGATGGACGCGCTGGGGCTGCGCGCGGCCGAGCACGTGCTGCTGGAGCGCCGGCACGTGTGGGCGCTGCCGCTGGGCGAGAACGGCTGGCTGGTCGAGGTGGAGCGGTTCCTGCTGGAGTTGCCCGACGGCGAGGTGGACCGGCTGCTGGAGAGGTCCCGGTCGTGAGCGTCTACGACCGCTTCGAGCTGCCGCCGGACAAGGCGGCCCTGCACCGCAAGGCCGTGCGGCTGGAGTGGTGGACGATCGCGTTCTTCGTCGCCGCGATCGCGCTGCTGGCCGTGGTCCTGGGCCAGTCGCAGGCCATGAAGGCCGCGTGGATCGAGGACATGCTGGGCCTAGTGCCGCCGCTGGCGTTCCTGGTCGCCGCCCGCTACCGCAACCGCGCCCCCGACCACCACTTCCCCTACGGCTACCACCGGTCGGTGAGCGTGGCGTTCCTGACGGGCGCGGTCGCGCTGTTCGGGCTGGGCGCGTACGTCTGCTACGACTCGGTTGTGCGGCTGGTGGCCGGGGAGCGCGTGCCGATCGGCCTGATCGAGGTGTTCGGGGTCCGGTTCTGGCTGGGCTGGCTGATGATCGCCGTGCTGCTGGCCACGATGGTTCCCGCGATCCTGCTCGGGCACGCCAAGGTGCGCATCGCGCGCGAGCTGCACGACAAGGTCCTCTACGCCGACGCCGAGATGAACCGCGCGGACTGGCTGACGGCGGGCGCGGCGGTGCTGGGCATCCTGGGCATCGGGATCGGCTGGTGGTGGGCCGACCCGGTCGCGGCGGTGGTCATCGGGGCGGACATCGTCCGCGACGGCCTGCGCACCACCCGCGGCGCGGTGGCCAACCTGATGGACAACCGGCCCCGCCTGGTCGACGAGAGCGGCCCGCACCCCCTGCCGGACCGGCTGCTGGCCGCCGTCCTGGAGCACGACTGGATCGCCGACGCGTGGCTGCGCCTGCGCGAGGAGGGGCACGTGTTCGCGGGCGAGCTGCTGGTGGTGCCGACCGACGAGCACGACCTGGTGGGCCGCTGCGAACGCCTCCAGCGCTGGACCCGCGAGTTCGACTGGCGGGTGCACGACATCGTGGTTGCCCCGGTCGGCCGCATCGAACCGGCCCCGGGCGACCGCTAGTCCAGGTCGGGGCGGTGGTGCCGGCGGCCGGGGTCCTGGCCGCCGGCCCGGGGTTCCGACGCACTCGCCACGCGGTGTTGCCCGGCGCGTAACGCGGACCGCCCGGCGGGCCGATACCGTGGACCGCGACCGTCCACATCGGAACCGGGAGCAGTCCGTGGCCGACCAGTCCAGCCGTGCCCTCATCGCCGTCACCGGGGCCACCGGGCGGCTCGGTGGGCGGGTCGCGCGGCGGCTGGCGGAGCGCGGGATCGCCCAGCGGCTGGTGGTGCGCGATCCGTCCCGGGCGCCCGAATTGCCCGGTGCGTCCGCGGTACAAGCCAGTTTCGAAAAAGGGGAGGCGGTGCGGGCCGCGCTGGAGGGCATGGAGACCGTCCTCATGGTGTCCGCCGCCGAGACACCCGACCGGGTGGAGCGGCATCGCACGTTCGTGGACGCCGCCGTCGACGCCGGCGTGCGGCACCTGGTCTACATCTCCTTCTACGGCGCCGCGGCCAACGCGACCTTCACGTTGGCCCGCGACCACTACGCCACCGAGTCCTACATCAGGACCACCGGGTTGGCGCACACGTTCCTGCGGGACAACCTCTACGCCGACTTCACCCCGTTCATGGTCGGCGACGACGGCGTCATCCGAGGCCCGGCGGGCGACGGCAAGGTCGCCGTCGTGGCCCAGGACGACATCGCCGACGCCGCCACCGCCGTGCTCCTCGACCCGCACGCCCACGACGCCGCCACCTACGAGCTGACCGGCCCCGAAGCGCTCACGTTCACGGAGATCGCCGAGATCCTCCAGCGCGTCACCGGCCGCCCCAC
This DNA window, taken from Saccharothrix variisporea, encodes the following:
- a CDS encoding MSMEG_6728 family protein → MQTFLPYPDFAATARVLDKKRLGKQRVEAIQVLRGLIVPGYGWRHHPAVKMWTGYEEALVRYGLEICAAWCAIGHADTCAATLRTGLKDVRGREEVRTQAELAEAGDLPPWLGDDDLHHSHRSALVRKDPAHYGPLFPDVPPDLPYVWPASDRAA
- a CDS encoding CDGSH iron-sulfur domain-containing protein translates to MATSSDDRRVTVVPGGPVLVEGPVEVVGEDGVVARSDRFLVALCACRRSKRYPWCDTSHRERRRSGGAV
- a CDS encoding transporter substrate-binding domain-containing protein, with the translated sequence MWRILLVAAVLLTGCGIPRDTDGTLDRVRGGVLRVGVAEHPPWTAVDGPDSVSGAEADLVTRLADELDARVEWHPGAESALMAALEGRQLDLVVGGLTDDLPWTEHAALSRPYATTRVVVAATDGVELPPDLDGRRVAARGGTAEAAALADEGAEVVPVGDPAEVRDLPVAVEHWRMDALGLRAAEHVLLERRHVWALPLGENGWLVEVERFLLELPDGEVDRLLERSRS
- a CDS encoding cation diffusion facilitator family transporter is translated as MSVYDRFELPPDKAALHRKAVRLEWWTIAFFVAAIALLAVVLGQSQAMKAAWIEDMLGLVPPLAFLVAARYRNRAPDHHFPYGYHRSVSVAFLTGAVALFGLGAYVCYDSVVRLVAGERVPIGLIEVFGVRFWLGWLMIAVLLATMVPAILLGHAKVRIARELHDKVLYADAEMNRADWLTAGAAVLGILGIGIGWWWADPVAAVVIGADIVRDGLRTTRGAVANLMDNRPRLVDESGPHPLPDRLLAAVLEHDWIADAWLRLREEGHVFAGELLVVPTDEHDLVGRCERLQRWTREFDWRVHDIVVAPVGRIEPAPGDR
- a CDS encoding SDR family oxidoreductase, whose amino-acid sequence is MADQSSRALIAVTGATGRLGGRVARRLAERGIAQRLVVRDPSRAPELPGASAVQASFEKGEAVRAALEGMETVLMVSAAETPDRVERHRTFVDAAVDAGVRHLVYISFYGAAANATFTLARDHYATESYIRTTGLAHTFLRDNLYADFTPFMVGDDGVIRGPAGDGKVAVVAQDDIADAATAVLLDPHAHDAATYELTGPEALTFTEIAEILQRVTGRPTTYHAETVEEAYRSRAVYQAPDWQVDAWVSTYTAVAAGELAGVTDHVERLAGRPATPLADVLQR